The following proteins are co-located in the Malus sylvestris chromosome 13, drMalSylv7.2, whole genome shotgun sequence genome:
- the LOC126596668 gene encoding 21 kDa protein-like has protein sequence MYTTKLMTTHFLLFQLSLISLLFLFHPTPTGGSPSNDTDFIRTSCGTTLYPDVCYTSLSRYASAVQNNSAHLAKVAIGVSLARARRLPDYLSNISRQADYGADPRAPPALHDCLSTIGDAIDQIRDSLKQIRQLGSTSRGSSSLRFQMSNVQTWMSAALTNEETCTDGFYNVAEGPLKTDVSKRVEDVKKVTSNALALVNRVAEKGAP, from the coding sequence ATGTACACTACCAAACTCATGACCACCCACTTCCTCCTCTTCCAACTCTCACTCATCtccctcctcttcctcttccaccCAACACCCACCGGCGGATCCCCGTCCAACGACACAGACTTTATACGTACAAGCTGCGGCACTACGTTGTACCCTGACGTCTGCTATACCTCCCTTTCCCGCTACGCCAGCGCCGTCCAGAACAACTCGGCTCATCTCGCCAAGGTTGCCATCGGCGTCAGCCTCGCCAGGGCCCGGCGCTTACCCGATTACCTCTCCAACATCTCCCGCCAAGCTGACTACGGCGCCGACCCCCGGGCGCCACCCGCCCTCCACGACTGCTTATCCACCATCGGCGACGCCATAGACCAGATTCGTGACTCGCTCAAGCAGATACGCCAGCTAGGTTCCACCAGCCGCGGGTCGTCGTCGTTACGGTTCCAGATGAGCAACGTGCAGACGTGGATGAGCGCCGCGCTTACGAATGAGGAGACCTGTACGGACGGATTTTATAACGTGGCGGAGGGGCCTTTGAAGACCGACGTGTCGAAACGGGTGGAGGATGTGAAGAAGGTAACCAGCAATGCGCTGGCGTTGGTTAACAGAGTTGCTGAGAAGGGCGCACCCTGA
- the LOC126596661 gene encoding pectinesterase-like, which yields MEFNAYFLVFYSLLFMLQHSSCRITAPCSQTPHPQVCHHYINTNLLSTLDYQQRFSFRDLVLKATMEQAIKAHQLVSSLNLNSLDGDDERAKLACNDCLELYEDTVDKLNRSIGSSNAFDANTWLSASLANLKTCQNGFVDFNISSSHLQSFPNYVTLSSNLSKMLSNSLSVHKVSTFPSALHFSKQVRGRRRTLLSDDGFPEWVSAADRRLLQSGSSGPKADMIVAQDGSGNYKSISEAVNSAHKLRSGATKRFVIHVKAGVYRENVEIKKTMKNIMFIGDGIDATIVTGNKNSQDGSTTYRSATFGVTGEGFIAQDMTFENTAGPQKHQAVALRSSSDHSVFYRCSFKGYQDTLYVHSQRQFYRDCDIHGTVDFICGDATAVLQNCNIYARKPMSNQINTITAQSRTDPNENTGIVIHNSRITAAQDLRPVQGSFKTYLGRPWKKYSRTVIMKSNLDGLIDPAGWFPWSGSFALSTLYYGEYMNSGAGAGTGGRVNWPGYRVIRSATEAGKFTVGNLLAGDSWIPGTGVPFTTGL from the exons ATGGAGTTCAATGCATATTTTCTTGTCTTCTATTCTCTTCTATTCATGCTGCAGCATAGTTCTTGTAGAATCACTGCACCATGCAGCCAAACCCCACACCCTCAAGTATGCCACCATTATATTAACACTAACCTCTTATCAACCCTAGATTATCAACAAAGGTTTTCATTTCGTGACTTGGTACTTAAAGCCACCATGGAACAAGCCATTAAAGCTCATCAACTTGTCTCGTCCTTGAACTTGAACTCATTGGACGGTGACGATGAGCGAGCCAAGTTGGCCTGTAATGACTGCTTGGAGCTCTACGAGGACACTGTCGACAAGCTCAACCGTTCGATCGGCTCCTCCAATGCCTTCGATGCCAATACATGGTTGAGTGCATCGCTTGCTAATCTAAAGACATGCCAAAATGGTTTCGTCGATTTCAACATTTCTAGTTCTCATTTGCAGTCTTTCCCAAACTATGTCACCCTCTCAAGCAACTTGTCCAAGATGCTTAGCAACTCACTGTCAGTACACAAGGTCTCAACTTTTCCATCAGCTCTACATTTTAGCAAACAAGTTCGTGGAAGACGACGAACTTTGCTTTCAGATGATGGGTTCCCGGAATGGGTTTCAGCCGCCGATCGAAGGTTACTCCAATCGGGAAGTAGTGGACCAAAAGCTGATATGATAGTAGCACAAGACGGGTCTGGAAATTACAAGTCTATTTCTGAGGCTGTGAATTCAGCACACAAGCTACGCAGTGGGGCAACTAAAAGGTTTGTTATACACGTGAAAGCAGGAGTTTACAGAGAAAATGTCGAGATTAAgaaaacaatgaagaacatcatGTTCATCGGAGATGGTATCGATGCAACGATTGTCACGGGGAATAAAAATAGCCAAGATGGTTCAACCACATATCGCTCTGCTACATTTG GGGTTACCGGGGAAGGCTTCATTGCTCAAGACATGACATTTGAAAACACAGCCGGACCACAGAAGCATCAAGCCGTGGCACTCCGCTCCAGCTCCGATCACTCAGTCTTCTACCGTTGCAGCTTCAAGGGTTACCAAGACACCTTATACGTGCATTCCCAACGCCAATTCTACCGCGACTGTGACATACACGGCACGGTCGACTTCATCTGCGGCGACGCTACGGCTGTGCTCCAAAACTGCAACATCTACGCGAGGAAACCAATGAGCAACCAAATAAACACCATAACGGCGCAATCTAGGACCGACCCTAATGAAAACACAGGCATTGTTATCCATAACTCGCGAATCACGGCTGCACAAGATTTGAGACCTGTACAAGGTTCGTTCAAGACCTATTTGGGTAGGCCGTGGAAAAAGTATTCTAGGACGGTAATTATGAAGAGTAATCTAGATGGGTTGATCGACCCTGCAGGTTGGTTTCCGTGGAGTGGAAGCTTTGCCCTCTCCACACTTTATTACGGGGAGTACATGAACTCCGGCGCTGGGGCTGGTACGGGAGGGAGGGTCAACTGGCCTGGTTATCGTGTAATAAGGAGTGCGACGGAGGCCGGGAAGTTCACGGTTGGGAACTTGTTGGCCGGAGATTCGTGGATTCCGGGGACTGGAGTCCCATTTACAACTGGCCTGTGA
- the LOC126594767 gene encoding HMG-Y-related protein A-like, whose translation MATENSNNPLVPPPPVPSLPQYPEMIMAAIEALNDSNGSSKSAIAKHIESTYGDLPESHVALLAHHLNKMKDTGELVLVKNNYMKPDPNAPPKRGRGRPPKAKTPVPAGTVSSPPRPRGRPPKPRDPFAPPPQPKTHSGTGRPRGRPPKKAKTTPSSAPVSVPTPATATGAPRGRGRPPKVKQTAVAPVGC comes from the exons ATGGCGACGGAGAACTCCAACAATCCACTAGTACCGCCGCCGCCAGTTCCCTCTCTCCCTCAGTACCCAGAG ATGATTATGGCGGCAATCGAGGCCCTGAACGACAGCAACGGGTCAAGCAAGTCCGCAATCGCGAAGCACATCGAGTCAACGTACGGAGATCTGCCGGAATCTCACGTGGCCCTCCTCGCGCACCACCTCAACAAGATGAAGGACACCGGCGAGCTCGTCCTGGTCAAGAACAACTACATGAAGCCCGACCCCAACGCGCCGCCCAAGAGGGGCCGCGGCCGTCCGCCCAAGGCCAAGACCCCAGTCCCAGCTGGCACTGTCTCCTCCCCGCCCAGGCCACGTGGCAGGCCCCCCAAGCCCAGGGACCCCTTCGCACCGCCACCTCAGCCCAAGACACATTCCGGAACTGGAAGGCCACGTGGCCGCCCTCCCAAGAAGGCCAAAACGACACCGTCTTCTGCTCCGGTTTCAGTTCCCACCCCAGCTACGGCAACCGGCGCGCCGAGAGGCAGAGGAAGGCCGCCGAAGGTGAAACAGACCGCCGTGGCCCCGGTCGGTTGTTGA
- the LOC126597537 gene encoding probable CoA ligase CCL9, with the protein MPEEPIHAAQAAASKLNIPHMTANLSAATSHVTLSSAAEGSPDSVSQLVNDPSDVALFLHTSGTTSRPKGVPLTQLNLASLVQNIKSVYKLTESDSTVIVLPLFHVQGLITGLLSSFSAGAAATLPAAVSLALRLLLVMKGDEGFEVMEAGNSIEESNRDDKRTRLPSGQNRKFVVWAILIGLV; encoded by the coding sequence ATGCCGGAAGAACCGATTCATGCGGCCCAAGCGGCTGCTTCCAAGCTCAACATCCCTCACATGACCGCCAACCTGTCTGCCGCCACCAGCCACGTCACTCTCTCTTCCGCCGCCGAGGGGAGCCCCGACTCGGTCTCGCAACTCGTCAACGACCCCTCCGACGTGGCGCTCTTCCTCCACACGTCGGGGACCACGAGCCGGCCCAAGGGAGTCCCCTTGACGCAACTCAATTTGGCCTCCTTGGTCCAGAACATCAAATCGGTCTACAAACTCACTGAGTCGGACTCGACGGTTATCGTCCTCCCTCTGTTTCACGTGCAAGGATTAATTACTGGGTTACTAAGTTCATTTTCCGCAGGAGCCGCCGCGACTCTCCCAGCCGCAGTCTCTCTCGCTTTGCGGCTCCTGTTGGTGATGAAAGGAGATGAGGGATTTGAGGTTATGGAGGCAGGGAATAGCATAGAAGAAAGCAACAGAGATGATAAACGGACAAGACTGCCGTCGGGGCAAAATCGGAAATTTGTTGTTTGGGCCATTTTAATTGGACTAGTTTAA